The following coding sequences lie in one Microcoleus sp. FACHB-831 genomic window:
- a CDS encoding GH3 auxin-responsive promoter family protein: MMSPLVKIFGNLLAPYVWKFHNALQNPQAAQQSVQQEIFSHLAASEYGKSLNIRSFADWNRIPIVDYDDMKEWLDKQQKSNASILTPEPILLYEKTSGSRGPAKLIPYTKSLKNSFNQMFCIWAHDLIMHGPSFSTGKIYFCISPQLDNSPKNEQGITVGMRDDSEYLDGWLRSFLSPFLVAPAGLHRLKNAEEFKEKLSQALLIEENLEVISIWSPSFLKVILDYIQTNRMRLREKLKNKISAKRYRLLLEPNIEWMQIWPELKLISCWDSANAADGAGFLRSLFPHVLIQGKGLLATEAPMTIPLIEAKGCVPLVDEVFFEFEDNEGKIHRLHEIKPGNIYEIIISQKGGLYRYRMGDRVRVSHFYKATPCLEFIGRTQETSDLVGEKLYSDFVRDVIEDLALEGTFFKSLVPATKPKEHYILLLDSAKESPDAIAQRLDNALMRSHHYRHARLLGQLSPARVLVSPQIPEIAIAYKTQSGMKWGDMKHPILITKPLTEELLNKLEKVSQEKSIC; this comes from the coding sequence ATGATGTCTCCTCTTGTAAAAATATTCGGCAACCTTCTTGCACCTTATGTCTGGAAATTCCATAACGCACTGCAAAATCCGCAAGCAGCGCAGCAATCTGTTCAGCAAGAAATTTTTAGTCATCTCGCCGCTAGTGAGTACGGCAAATCTTTAAATATCAGGTCGTTCGCCGATTGGAATCGCATCCCCATTGTTGACTACGACGACATGAAAGAATGGCTCGATAAACAGCAAAAAAGTAATGCTTCCATCCTCACTCCAGAACCAATTCTGTTATACGAGAAAACCTCTGGTAGTCGCGGGCCAGCTAAGTTAATTCCGTATACTAAATCTCTTAAAAATAGCTTTAACCAGATGTTCTGCATTTGGGCGCACGATTTGATTATGCATGGCCCAAGTTTCTCGACGGGCAAAATATACTTTTGCATCTCCCCCCAGCTTGACAACTCTCCTAAAAATGAGCAAGGAATTACCGTAGGAATGAGAGATGACTCAGAATATCTCGATGGCTGGTTGAGGTCGTTTCTGAGTCCGTTTCTAGTTGCTCCGGCGGGATTGCATCGCCTTAAAAATGCTGAAGAATTTAAGGAAAAACTTTCACAAGCTCTCCTAATAGAAGAAAATCTGGAAGTTATCTCGATCTGGAGTCCGAGTTTCTTAAAAGTTATCCTCGACTACATCCAAACTAACCGAATGCGGCTGCGTGAAAAACTTAAAAATAAAATATCAGCTAAACGTTATAGGCTGCTATTAGAGCCAAACATCGAGTGGATGCAAATTTGGCCAGAACTAAAATTAATCTCCTGCTGGGATAGCGCCAACGCTGCGGATGGTGCGGGTTTTCTGCGATCGCTCTTTCCCCATGTCCTCATCCAAGGAAAAGGACTCCTCGCTACTGAAGCGCCAATGACGATTCCTTTAATTGAAGCGAAGGGATGCGTTCCCCTAGTTGATGAAGTGTTCTTTGAATTTGAGGATAATGAGGGCAAAATACACCGCCTCCACGAGATTAAACCGGGAAATATTTATGAGATTATTATTTCTCAAAAGGGAGGTTTATACCGTTACCGCATGGGCGATCGCGTGCGCGTCAGCCATTTCTACAAAGCTACGCCTTGTCTGGAGTTTATCGGAAGAACTCAAGAAACTAGCGATCTTGTCGGCGAGAAGCTTTATTCTGATTTCGTGCGCGATGTTATTGAAGATTTAGCGCTAGAAGGGACTTTTTTTAAAAGCTTGGTTCCCGCAACTAAACCGAAAGAACATTACATCCTTTTGCTCGATAGTGCGAAGGAATCTCCCGATGCGATCGCTCAACGCTTAGACAATGCTTTAATGCGATCGCACCACTATCGCCATGCTAGACTATTAGGCCAATTGTCCCCGGCGCGGGTGCTGGTGTCGCCGCAAATACCTGAGATTGCGATCGCCTACAAAACGCAATCTGGAATGAAGTGGGGAGACATGAAACACCCAATTCTTATCACCAAACCGCTTACAGAAGAACTCCTCAACAAACTAGAGAAAGTCTCCCAAGAGAAATCTATTTGTTGA
- the galK gene encoding galactokinase translates to MMDFQQIFGKTPETQASAPGRVNLLGEHTDYNDGFVLPTAIPQRTTVNLGFSKDGQHHFYSQELDERVSISDNEHTPPGFASYILGCIRLLQQEGKAIPPLNLHVSSSVPMGSGLSSSAALEVATLRGVRSLLNLDLDDVRIAELAQQAEIQYAGVNCGIMDQMASSLADTDSMLFLDTRSLERQVIPFPAGAEVLVIDSGIPRTLATSGYNQRRAECEEAARLLGVKALRDITDPQAVENLPEPQRRRARHVVTEDNRVLEVLQGVSAQRFGELMNASHASLRDDYEVSVLGLDTLVAMLQETPGVFGARLTGAGFGGACVALVEAGKAKAIAADVLARYNSAGYSGTILVPDAS, encoded by the coding sequence ATGATGGACTTCCAGCAGATATTTGGTAAAACACCTGAAACGCAAGCCAGCGCACCAGGACGGGTGAATTTGCTAGGCGAACACACCGACTACAATGATGGATTCGTGTTACCAACAGCGATTCCACAACGGACAACGGTAAATTTGGGTTTCAGCAAGGATGGACAGCACCACTTCTATTCGCAAGAACTCGACGAACGGGTAAGCATTTCAGACAACGAACACACTCCGCCAGGATTCGCCAGCTATATATTGGGGTGTATCAGGCTTTTGCAGCAGGAAGGAAAAGCAATACCGCCGCTGAATCTGCACGTAAGTTCGTCGGTACCGATGGGTTCGGGTTTGTCTAGCAGTGCGGCTTTGGAAGTTGCAACGCTCAGGGGAGTGCGATCGCTCCTCAATCTCGATCTCGATGATGTCCGCATCGCCGAACTAGCACAACAGGCGGAAATTCAATATGCTGGCGTCAACTGCGGCATTATGGATCAGATGGCTTCGAGCTTGGCTGACACGGATTCTATGCTGTTTTTAGACACGCGATCGCTCGAACGCCAAGTTATCCCTTTCCCTGCTGGTGCAGAAGTTTTGGTGATCGATAGTGGCATACCGCGCACGTTGGCGACTAGCGGATACAACCAGCGTCGCGCTGAGTGCGAAGAAGCGGCGCGATTGCTGGGGGTTAAAGCCCTCAGAGATATCACAGATCCTCAAGCAGTGGAAAATTTACCCGAACCCCAGCGGCGTCGCGCTCGTCACGTCGTCACCGAGGATAACCGGGTGCTGGAGGTTCTGCAAGGAGTGTCAGCACAGCGGTTTGGGGAATTGATGAACGCTTCTCACGCCAGCTTGCGCGACGATTACGAAGTTTCCGTTCTAGGACTGGATACCCTCGTGGCGATGTTGCAAGAAACGCCGGGAGTTTTTGGTGCAAGGCTTACTGGTGCTGGTTTTGGGGGTGCGTGCGTGGCTTTGGTTGAGGCGGGGAAGGCGAAAGCGATCGCCGCTGACGTACTTGCACGCTACAACAGTGCAGGTTACAGCGGAACCATATTGGTTCCAGACGCAAGTTAG
- a CDS encoding glycosyltransferase, translating to MTHFGVICPPFAGHIHPMAALGRELQRRGHRITFLQIPDLETAVLSEGLNFWPIGKSAYRPGELAESFTELGKLSGIESLRYSVDLCQRFTATMCKDAPRAIAEAGIEALLADQLEPASETVGEYLGMPFVTVSCAQAIHRKAEIPPFFTLWNYENKLWARLRNQAAYYLLDRNSQPLLQALNQYRKQWKLPAVRKLYASRSRLAQISQQPAAFDFPCTNLPKHFHYVGPFRNASPRKISFPYERLTGQPLIYASLGTVQNTKEDIYHYIAAACQGLDVQLVITLGGGMDVEAVQGLPGSPLVVKYAPQLELLSKARLTITHGGLNTVLDSLSQGVPMVAIPITYEQPGTGARIKWTGTGEVLPLASLNATELQAAIQRVLTEDSYLNNALRLKESIRQSGGVKRAADIVEQVVKSGHPVLSGLTPVVSRRVAYST from the coding sequence ATGACACACTTTGGTGTAATTTGCCCACCTTTTGCTGGTCATATTCATCCTATGGCAGCCTTGGGACGAGAGCTGCAACGGCGCGGTCATCGCATCACCTTCCTGCAAATACCCGATTTAGAAACAGCAGTACTCTCTGAAGGACTAAACTTTTGGCCTATTGGAAAGTCTGCTTATCGACCGGGCGAACTTGCCGAAAGCTTCACAGAATTAGGTAAATTAAGCGGTATAGAATCCCTACGTTATTCAGTAGACTTGTGCCAACGTTTCACAGCTACGATGTGCAAAGATGCTCCCCGTGCAATTGCAGAAGCGGGAATTGAAGCACTGCTGGCAGATCAGCTAGAACCAGCAAGCGAAACAGTAGGCGAATACTTGGGTATGCCTTTTGTAACCGTATCCTGTGCCCAAGCGATCCACCGCAAAGCAGAAATTCCTCCGTTCTTTACTCTTTGGAACTACGAGAATAAGTTGTGGGCGCGTCTTCGCAATCAGGCTGCTTATTACCTATTAGATCGCAATAGCCAACCGCTTCTGCAAGCTCTCAATCAGTATCGTAAACAGTGGAAGTTGCCAGCGGTTCGCAAGTTGTATGCATCGCGTTCTCGACTTGCCCAAATTAGCCAGCAACCTGCTGCTTTTGATTTCCCCTGCACCAACCTACCAAAGCACTTCCATTACGTTGGCCCTTTTCGCAATGCATCGCCGCGAAAAATTTCTTTTCCCTACGAACGCTTGACCGGACAACCGCTGATCTATGCTTCGCTTGGAACTGTGCAAAATACTAAAGAGGATATTTATCACTACATCGCCGCAGCCTGTCAGGGGCTGGATGTGCAACTGGTTATCACTCTTGGGGGCGGGATGGATGTAGAAGCGGTGCAAGGACTGCCCGGTTCTCCCTTAGTTGTAAAATATGCCCCTCAACTAGAACTGCTTTCCAAAGCTAGGTTAACCATCACTCACGGAGGACTCAACACGGTACTAGATTCGCTGAGTCAAGGGGTTCCTATGGTTGCCATTCCAATTACATACGAACAGCCAGGAACGGGAGCGCGAATTAAGTGGACAGGGACTGGGGAAGTGCTTCCTTTAGCTAGCCTGAACGCGACCGAGCTGCAAGCAGCAATTCAACGGGTGCTAACGGAGGATTCTTACTTAAATAATGCCTTAAGGTTGAAGGAATCTATCCGTCAATCAGGTGGAGTAAAAAGAGCTGCCGATATTGTTGAGCAGGTTGTCAAATCCGGGCATCCAGTCCTGTCGGGATTAACGCCAGTTGTATCTAGACGGGTTGCCTATTCTACCTAA
- a CDS encoding aromatic ring-hydroxylating dioxygenase subunit alpha — protein MNTLSISTPASIISKRGTVKFEDFWYVVALSEQLQGNTVLERTILGEWLAVFRGDDGKPVALRDRCMHRNSRLSKGKICQGKIQCPYHGWVYDKNGKVVAVPAEGKDFKVLDSRRAKTYDTKEQDGYVYVRLANNPSEQFEPFPMPYYGKPGWETVRVINRFRNNVTNCAENFIDIPHTASVHPGVFRKPRQQQLEMAVERRNGSVFVEYRNETSNLGWYTRFLNPKGYEIRHTDSFHMPNITSVEYDMAAKRRFFITSQSIPETEDSTLVYTDVTFNYGIWNKIARPFVRWTAQHIISQDVAILGIQQDVIDKYGNQIANTPADTIHVFVESIRNKIEAGEDPRTLSDKSVEVTFWV, from the coding sequence TTGAATACACTATCAATTTCTACTCCAGCATCGATAATTAGTAAAAGAGGAACGGTTAAGTTTGAGGACTTTTGGTATGTCGTAGCACTAAGCGAACAACTCCAAGGTAATACTGTGTTAGAACGCACAATTCTTGGAGAATGGCTGGCGGTGTTTCGGGGAGATGATGGTAAGCCTGTGGCGTTGCGCGATCGCTGCATGCATAGAAACAGCCGTCTCTCTAAAGGTAAAATCTGTCAGGGAAAAATTCAGTGTCCCTATCACGGCTGGGTTTATGACAAAAATGGCAAAGTTGTAGCTGTCCCCGCTGAGGGAAAAGACTTCAAAGTTCTCGATTCTCGCAGAGCCAAAACATACGATACAAAAGAGCAGGATGGATATGTTTATGTAAGGCTAGCAAACAACCCAAGCGAACAATTTGAGCCTTTCCCAATGCCTTATTATGGCAAACCTGGCTGGGAGACAGTTCGAGTTATTAACCGCTTCCGAAACAACGTGACTAACTGTGCGGAGAACTTCATTGATATCCCCCACACAGCCTCAGTTCACCCAGGTGTATTTCGCAAGCCTCGCCAACAGCAACTCGAAATGGCTGTAGAGAGACGAAACGGTTCTGTTTTCGTAGAATATCGCAATGAAACTAGCAACCTTGGCTGGTACACGCGCTTTTTAAATCCGAAAGGTTACGAGATTCGGCACACGGATAGCTTTCATATGCCGAACATCACAAGCGTCGAGTACGATATGGCTGCAAAAAGGAGATTTTTTATTACCAGCCAATCAATACCCGAAACTGAGGATTCAACTTTAGTTTATACGGACGTTACTTTCAACTACGGAATTTGGAATAAAATCGCCCGTCCTTTTGTGCGCTGGACGGCTCAACACATTATCAGTCAGGATGTGGCAATTCTTGGTATCCAGCAAGACGTAATCGATAAATACGGCAATCAGATTGCCAACACGCCAGCCGACACAATTCACGTCTTTGTTGAGTCTATCCGGAACAAGATTGAAGCTGGAGAAGATCCTAGAACGCTTTCAGATAAATCAGTCGAAGTAACTTTCTGGGTGTAA
- a CDS encoding aromatic ring-hydroxylating dioxygenase subunit alpha, with translation MMNLNYKASSSIHKSKTFNNPERFIEGWYWAIPSRDIKVGEVKPVTLLGRDLVIYRGLDGKAIALDAYCPHMGAHLAEGKVEGNGIRCFFHNWKYDAKGKCVDIPCMEKPLSAKVQSWPTGEKYGTIWVWTGETPQQPLPFAPELEDEECEAAIAKSFVKNCHPNVVMINAIDAQHFNTVHNLPLKIVFEKNEINENAITFSNTTRGGEDSLFVKLIRPLYKKQVTYSMCYWYGSTGTVTVGPDFLHFYIMFALRLLEGGKTEGQTLLITKKRRGILGWFFNRIVLWLTKMVGNYFAKGDTQVFKTIKFDFKTPTKEDKAIIQFIQHVEKQKAIAWGTWETVEQVSQPVTANAQPKDMLNVI, from the coding sequence ATGATGAATTTAAACTATAAAGCTTCTAGCTCGATTCATAAGAGCAAAACTTTCAATAATCCAGAGCGTTTCATTGAGGGTTGGTACTGGGCTATACCCTCGCGGGATATTAAAGTGGGTGAGGTTAAGCCTGTCACTCTTTTAGGCAGAGATTTAGTAATTTACCGGGGTTTAGACGGGAAAGCGATCGCTCTCGATGCTTATTGTCCCCATATGGGCGCTCACCTGGCTGAAGGAAAAGTTGAGGGTAATGGCATTCGCTGTTTCTTCCACAACTGGAAGTACGACGCCAAGGGTAAATGTGTTGATATTCCGTGTATGGAGAAGCCGCTTTCGGCAAAGGTGCAAAGTTGGCCGACTGGCGAAAAATACGGCACGATTTGGGTTTGGACTGGGGAAACTCCTCAACAACCACTACCGTTTGCACCCGAACTTGAGGATGAGGAATGCGAGGCTGCGATCGCAAAAAGCTTTGTAAAAAACTGCCATCCTAATGTTGTAATGATCAACGCGATCGACGCTCAACACTTTAATACAGTCCACAACTTGCCGCTAAAAATCGTTTTTGAGAAGAACGAAATTAACGAAAACGCTATTACTTTTAGCAACACCACGCGGGGAGGGGAAGATTCTTTATTCGTGAAGTTAATTCGCCCCCTATACAAAAAGCAGGTTACATATAGTATGTGCTACTGGTATGGAAGCACTGGAACCGTGACAGTAGGGCCAGATTTTTTGCATTTTTACATAATGTTTGCTCTGCGCTTGCTTGAAGGAGGAAAAACCGAGGGGCAAACTCTGCTAATTACTAAAAAGCGTCGGGGTATTTTGGGATGGTTTTTCAATCGAATCGTGCTGTGGCTAACCAAGATGGTTGGTAACTACTTCGCAAAGGGCGATACTCAGGTTTTTAAAACTATCAAATTTGATTTTAAGACCCCAACAAAGGAGGATAAAGCAATCATTCAGTTTATCCAGCACGTAGAAAAACAGAAAGCGATCGCTTGGGGTACTTGGGAAACCGTTGAGCAGGTGTCCCAACCTGTAACTGCTAACGCACAACCCAAAGATATGCTGAATGTAATATAA
- a CDS encoding sterol desaturase family protein, with product MGVFAAFVVLMALTASNERRLSALRGRSYEDWVLDCIGLFFQGIVIPILQITAVYQLYRYLLPSFSGCLSVHPIAAVFLSFVFVDYVYYWNHRLLHSRWFWPVHMVHHTSTEMNVLSTSRNTLWTSFLIVYLWVHALFIYLLQEPTWYIAGVSLTCALDLWRHSAIAPKPKSLLYRLLSVLLILPQDHAWHHATASDRANYGANFKFWDKLHGTYYHCENPPDSLGVKTDLTLIEKLVWPLGF from the coding sequence ATGGGCGTTTTCGCTGCATTCGTAGTTTTGATGGCGCTGACGGCTTCCAATGAGCGCAGGTTATCCGCTCTCCGAGGAAGAAGCTACGAGGATTGGGTTTTGGATTGTATTGGCCTATTTTTTCAGGGAATTGTTATCCCAATACTTCAAATTACAGCGGTCTATCAGTTATACCGCTATCTCTTACCCAGCTTTAGCGGATGTTTGTCCGTTCACCCTATAGCAGCCGTTTTTCTCAGCTTCGTTTTTGTAGATTACGTTTACTATTGGAACCATCGCTTGCTTCACAGTCGGTGGTTTTGGCCTGTCCATATGGTTCATCATACCAGTACAGAAATGAACGTACTTTCTACCTCTAGGAATACTTTGTGGACAAGCTTCCTAATCGTCTACTTGTGGGTTCATGCTCTGTTTATTTATCTACTACAAGAGCCAACTTGGTACATTGCAGGTGTAAGCCTAACTTGCGCTTTAGACTTGTGGCGTCACAGCGCGATCGCCCCGAAGCCAAAATCATTACTTTATCGCTTGCTATCGGTCTTGCTAATCTTACCCCAAGATCATGCATGGCATCATGCTACTGCAAGCGATCGCGCTAACTATGGAGCAAATTTTAAGTTTTGGGATAAGCTTCACGGAACTTATTATCACTGCGAAAATCCACCTGATTCTTTAGGAGTTAAAACAGACCTCACCTTAATAGAAAAGTTAGTCTGGCCCTTGGGATTTTAG
- a CDS encoding ferritin-like domain-containing protein, translating to MAQYLMSKDFGIAGLNLPHVSEEDKLRRVLSSALKSRLGNQIEFSNNSKNPYWNAAHFGLDKVKLFQDSRVEQQAEILRLCGENLLEEAYFVEKSGVGYMAKMVLLAETTEERMLYALFSSDEVTHLAQISQFLPEKEPIGTDNAFLRFLADLVETDDKTVLLFVLQVMLEGWGLSHYRNLAKGCLNPELSSIFEQFLQAESQHHAAGYTLFNQRQVTKESRATIVETLALFLQMVQVGPQSVVAAIEAVLGHLSRSQKIGLFEELDAETHSGTRLNLLRSLMRGEKAGTIVQELEERGAFQPFPAQKCV from the coding sequence ATGGCGCAGTATTTGATGAGCAAAGATTTTGGGATAGCAGGTTTAAACTTGCCCCATGTCTCAGAAGAAGACAAACTCCGCCGCGTGCTTTCCTCCGCTTTAAAAAGCAGGTTGGGCAACCAAATAGAGTTTTCAAATAACAGCAAAAATCCATATTGGAATGCTGCTCACTTTGGTCTTGATAAAGTAAAGCTTTTCCAGGATTCAAGGGTTGAGCAACAAGCAGAAATTTTGCGACTGTGCGGCGAAAACCTTCTAGAAGAAGCCTATTTTGTCGAGAAGTCTGGTGTTGGCTACATGGCAAAAATGGTTTTGCTAGCAGAGACTACTGAGGAGAGGATGCTTTACGCGCTTTTCAGCTCTGACGAAGTTACCCATCTTGCTCAAATTAGCCAATTTTTGCCTGAAAAAGAGCCAATAGGAACGGATAATGCTTTCTTGCGCTTCCTGGCAGATTTAGTTGAAACTGATGATAAGACAGTGCTTTTATTTGTGCTTCAGGTAATGCTAGAAGGTTGGGGATTGAGTCATTACAGAAACCTTGCTAAGGGTTGTTTAAATCCTGAGTTAAGTAGTATTTTTGAGCAATTCTTGCAAGCGGAGAGCCAGCACCATGCAGCAGGATATACACTTTTTAATCAAAGGCAAGTTACTAAAGAAAGTCGAGCAACGATCGTAGAAACTTTAGCATTATTTTTGCAGATGGTTCAGGTTGGCCCGCAGAGCGTTGTTGCAGCAATAGAGGCGGTTTTGGGTCATTTATCGCGCTCGCAGAAAATCGGGCTGTTCGAGGAACTGGACGCGGAAACTCATAGCGGAACGAGGCTTAATTTGCTGCGATCGCTAATGCGAGGAGAAAAAGCGGGAACTATAGTTCAAGAATTAGAAGAAAGGGGCGCATTCCAGCCTTTCCCAGCTCAAAAGTGCGTTTAA
- a CDS encoding P-aminobenzoate N-oxygenase AurF: MNEKSNTLLENQKVYRKLQINHTRNKQQDHTQLLDEAAASFRYEDCKDEYWNPEEFSLFYGTPLWEQASPSQKVVLNQLYWVAYYSQIVSAEIATIYFNQTSAAGLYAQEDFRLVCDTLDLESAQERAHISAFRTVSTQVESALFGKRVFSYPMRGPFAETMIFADTNALKTWWKKVQLQCFGMLSAGNTFLACQYFTVRGVRTLNGKLVQHKLSNYYQKHPDQENAPIPAKISFYHFMDESFHFNSSTILSHDVVKCLKPPTPFEKLVANLGLRGCQRDHYHFSAAINGIFWYDAALYSAIYEVLRSPVFGMSDRDAKEMMRLCFTQESDGLHRSYQTHQEAMESYKIYLEKVDYAWQSNKEMSIMAANSIPKYLATQKKAFSSIGNREWRVRTGEKSSQFAIPNSQSPLPL, translated from the coding sequence ATGAACGAGAAAAGCAACACACTTTTAGAAAATCAGAAAGTTTATCGCAAGCTTCAGATCAACCACACGCGCAACAAGCAGCAGGATCATACTCAATTGCTGGATGAAGCGGCGGCGTCTTTCCGATATGAAGATTGTAAGGACGAATATTGGAATCCAGAAGAATTTTCTTTATTCTATGGAACTCCTTTATGGGAGCAGGCTAGTCCAAGCCAGAAAGTAGTATTAAACCAGCTATATTGGGTAGCTTACTACTCGCAAATCGTCTCCGCAGAGATTGCCACAATCTACTTTAATCAAACTAGCGCCGCCGGACTTTATGCCCAAGAAGACTTTCGTTTAGTCTGCGATACTCTAGACTTAGAATCTGCTCAGGAACGCGCACACATCAGCGCTTTTAGAACAGTCTCTACTCAGGTAGAATCAGCCTTGTTTGGCAAGCGTGTATTCAGCTATCCTATGCGCGGGCCGTTTGCAGAAACAATGATTTTTGCTGACACCAACGCTTTGAAGACGTGGTGGAAAAAAGTCCAGCTTCAGTGCTTTGGAATGCTATCAGCCGGAAACACATTCTTAGCTTGCCAATATTTTACGGTGCGGGGAGTGCGGACTCTAAACGGAAAGTTAGTTCAGCACAAACTGAGCAATTACTACCAGAAACATCCAGACCAGGAAAACGCGCCTATACCAGCAAAAATTTCTTTTTATCACTTCATGGATGAGAGCTTTCACTTTAACAGCTCTACGATTCTTTCCCATGATGTGGTTAAGTGTCTCAAGCCGCCGACACCTTTTGAGAAGTTAGTAGCTAACTTGGGTTTACGCGGTTGTCAGAGAGATCATTATCACTTTTCCGCTGCTATAAACGGCATATTTTGGTACGATGCGGCGCTGTATTCTGCGATTTACGAAGTGCTGCGATCGCCAGTTTTTGGCATGAGCGATCGCGATGCTAAAGAAATGATGCGCCTGTGTTTTACCCAAGAATCTGATGGGCTGCACCGCAGCTATCAAACTCATCAAGAAGCAATGGAGTCTTACAAAATTTATCTCGAAAAAGTTGACTACGCTTGGCAGAGTAATAAGGAAATGTCTATTATGGCTGCCAATTCTATCCCTAAGTATCTAGCAACTCAAAAAAAGGCTTTCTCCTCTATAGGGAATAGAGAATGGAGGGTAAGAACTGGGGAAAAATCTTCCCAATTCGCAATCCCCAATTCGCAATCCCCGCTCCCTTTATGA
- a CDS encoding 2Fe-2S iron-sulfur cluster binding domain-containing protein: MNMQSCKVDFLGTDYQTLTLEKHSNLSEYLTVQNSPVLFGCRTGICGTCLVVIDGDIPPPSEEEKELLETLAPENSRARLACQLDLTSDIKIAPFAE; the protein is encoded by the coding sequence ATGAATATGCAAAGCTGCAAAGTTGACTTTCTAGGAACAGATTACCAAACTCTTACGCTGGAGAAACACTCCAATCTTTCTGAGTATTTGACGGTGCAAAATTCTCCGGTGCTTTTCGGATGTCGCACCGGAATTTGCGGAACTTGTCTTGTAGTTATCGATGGCGATATTCCACCTCCAAGCGAAGAAGAAAAAGAGCTTTTAGAGACTTTAGCACCAGAAAACTCTAGAGCAAGGTTAGCGTGTCAGCTAGATCTTACAAGCGATATTAAAATTGCTCCTTTTGCAGAGTAG
- a CDS encoding signal peptidase I, with the protein MQPNVVFGNAPLEGANRGGWFMGHFITPSDDPRSLSNLEVKWGVHKAGEGRTQWATNVEATTLSILVKGRFRLQFPEQEIVLSSEGDYVLWLPGVPHYWSAEEDSTILTVRWPSKSGDSVATPTQGEQS; encoded by the coding sequence ATGCAACCTAATGTAGTATTTGGAAATGCACCTCTTGAAGGTGCAAATCGTGGTGGTTGGTTCATGGGGCACTTTATCACCCCTAGCGATGACCCTCGTTCGCTCTCAAACCTAGAAGTAAAATGGGGCGTCCACAAAGCAGGAGAAGGTAGAACCCAGTGGGCAACAAACGTCGAAGCAACTACACTTTCAATACTCGTTAAAGGGCGATTTCGATTGCAATTTCCAGAGCAAGAAATCGTATTATCTAGTGAAGGCGACTACGTTCTTTGGTTGCCTGGAGTGCCCCATTATTGGAGTGCTGAGGAAGATTCTACCATTCTCACTGTTAGATGGCCCTCGAAGTCAGGAGATAGCGTAGCAACTCCCACTCAGGGCGAGCAAAGTTAG
- a CDS encoding acyl transferase: MNEEIIDAAPTTPIDKAEESKANPITFLSIILSCFPALVILMAIASFLWICFSPGIFSVLAFLSTIYIFPLLVYRVHNAVYPLKEGVSYLGGKGYSPWWGSHQIQVIYIAFPTLEVLLRLIPGAFSLWLRLWGSKVGKNVYWTPQFEIADRGLIEIGDRVVFGHGVGIYPHIIKPRKENLMLYVKKVKIGSNVFLGAWNHIGPGVSIEEGTYLPVFTHIYPNKKFSQT; the protein is encoded by the coding sequence GTGAACGAAGAAATAATAGACGCAGCCCCAACAACGCCAATAGACAAAGCTGAAGAGTCAAAGGCTAATCCCATAACTTTTTTAAGCATTATCCTTTCCTGCTTTCCCGCCTTAGTTATTTTGATGGCGATCGCGTCATTTTTATGGATTTGTTTTTCCCCAGGAATCTTCAGCGTTTTGGCGTTTTTATCTACCATTTATATATTTCCCTTACTTGTATATCGAGTCCATAATGCTGTTTATCCACTAAAAGAAGGGGTTAGCTATTTAGGCGGAAAAGGCTATTCGCCTTGGTGGGGAAGCCACCAAATTCAAGTTATATATATAGCGTTCCCTACACTAGAAGTATTGCTTCGCCTTATCCCCGGAGCTTTTTCATTGTGGCTGAGACTTTGGGGATCTAAAGTTGGTAAAAACGTCTACTGGACGCCGCAGTTTGAAATTGCCGATCGCGGTTTAATCGAAATAGGCGATCGCGTGGTTTTCGGGCACGGAGTCGGTATTTATCCGCACATTATAAAACCCAGAAAAGAAAACTTAATGCTGTATGTAAAGAAAGTAAAAATCGGCAGTAACGTCTTCTTAGGAGCATGGAACCACATTGGCCCCGGAGTCTCAATTGAAGAGGGAACATACCTTCCTGTCTTCACCCACATCTATCCCAATAAAAAATTTTCTCAAACTTAG